The following nucleotide sequence is from Rubrobacter radiotolerans DSM 5868.
CCGGACGGTTGCTCCCGCCTCGGTCTTCGGGTCGGGGGCGTCCTTGCCTTCGAGGGCGGAGATCGTAGCCTCCGTCTCCGGCGAGACGAGGTGCTCGTGGGAGAGGCGGCTGAGCGTCGCAAGCTGCTCGGAGCGCAGGCCGACCGCCTGCGGGGGCATGTAGGTCTCCTGGTCCCAGTGCATGAGCGCCTGCGCCGCTCCGAGGTCGTAGACCGTCCTGAGTCTGTCCGTCAGGGCCGCGAGCCGCTCTTCCTGGGTGGCCGGTGTATCCGGGGTCTCTTGCATCCTGTTGTCCATGGGCGGATATTAGCAACACTCGGGCGGAGTCGGCTTCGCTTGGGCGGGAGAGCTAACAGGGGAGGCGGTTGCATGAAGAGGGTCGGCAAGCTCGCTCTGGCGGCGGGTGCGGTCGCGGGGGGCGTTGCGCTGAAGAGGGCTCTTGAGCCCGAGCCCCGCTACGAGGTCTGGGAGCGCAGGCCGTTCAGGGACTTCGAGAAGAAGGTCCTTATCGTGGGGGGCGGCTTCGGCGGCTACACGGCGGCTAAGGAGCTCTGCCGCCTGACCGAGAGGCGCGAGGACGTCGGGGTGATGGTCGTATCGAGGGAGAACTACTTTACGTTCTGGCCGATGCTCGCCGGGATCATCTCCAGCGGCATCGAGTCGAGGAACGTCGCGCAGCCGATCCGGCGGGCCCTGATCCGGCACGGAGCCTCCTTCCGCCGGGCCGAGCTCGAAGCGGTGGATCCGCAGCAGCAAACGGTCCGGGCGAGCGCGGCGACGATACCCTACGACCACCTCGTGCTCGCGCTGGGGGCGTCTCCGGCGTACTTCGGCATCCCCGGGGTGGAGGAGCATGCGATCTCCATCCGGGGCATCTCGGCCGGGGAGGAGATAAGGAACCGCGTAATAGAGCGCTACGAGGAGACGACGCTCGCGCGCGGGGAGGTGCCGGACTCGAAGCTCACCTTCGTGGTGATCGGAGGCGGGGCGACCGGGGTAGAGACCGCCGCAGAGCTTCACACGCTCGTCCGGAAGACCCTCGCCCCCGACTACCCGAACATAGACCCCCGGCGCGTGAGGATCGTGCTCGTCGACGCGAACCCCGAAGTCCTCAAGGAGATAGACCCAAGCCTGAGAAAGCTCGCCCGGAAAAAGCTCGCCCAGCTCGACGTCGAGGTCAGAAACAACGTCCGCGCCCGGGAGATCACGGCCGAGAAGGTCGTCCTTAACGACGGGACCGAGATCCTCTCCGAGAACGTGATCTGGACCGCCGGTTCGCGGGCGAGCGAGTCGCTTGCGAACCTCCCCTTCGACCACGACGAGCGGCGGGGGCTCGCGACCGACGCCTGCCTGCGCGTCAGGGGCTACACAAACGTCTGGGGCATCGGCGACTGCGCGGCGAACACCTCGTCCGACGGCAGCCCCGTGCCCCCGAACGCCCAGGCCGCCGTTCAGATGGG
It contains:
- a CDS encoding NAD(P)/FAD-dependent oxidoreductase, with translation MKRVGKLALAAGAVAGGVALKRALEPEPRYEVWERRPFRDFEKKVLIVGGGFGGYTAAKELCRLTERREDVGVMVVSRENYFTFWPMLAGIISSGIESRNVAQPIRRALIRHGASFRRAELEAVDPQQQTVRASAATIPYDHLVLALGASPAYFGIPGVEEHAISIRGISAGEEIRNRVIERYEETTLARGEVPDSKLTFVVIGGGATGVETAAELHTLVRKTLAPDYPNIDPRRVRIVLVDANPEVLKEIDPSLRKLARKKLAQLDVEVRNNVRAREITAEKVVLNDGTEILSENVIWTAGSRASESLANLPFDHDERRGLATDACLRVRGYTNVWGIGDCAANTSSDGSPVPPNAQAAVQMGRAVARNVLAALDGREPEPFTYRSAGQLVEIGSEYAVNDVMGLKFSGLLASLFWRATYLYKLESPQSRLRIGLDWFLDLFTDPAVTQIRR